A single window of Anopheles moucheti chromosome 2, idAnoMoucSN_F20_07, whole genome shotgun sequence DNA harbors:
- the LOC128309223 gene encoding trithorax group protein osa: MASNGGTLHGVPQSVSQQQQQQQHICSQCGLYFESASSLQVHHMHYHQHDSMNRWGSQQQPVVSTTLGTTAVATTTTTATITTNGTAPSSTTPTSSDTENNNQPGSHTPTHAAGLKPVPSPQHQQQQHHTTIAAAADSSDNQPPTPQPTITEPGTPQSYGGGGTSPYHAQQQQQQQQVSQHPHQLGLSTGSAGSEMHYPSYIHPGYDPGSYYTGGPGTGLDYGVLGGPLQPTDYKSGSSVVSSARYHPYGGSSSNGSAPDGSSPAVVSSNGGSSAGMSPQVVSSSNGVTVAGSGSGATTVTTVASTTTQSSQPSHSPPNGTGGSNIPPTPSPSPIQCEKCGMVCESDEALNEHEATIHSNVPVQSAQDQQQQQRVDQVDLQGGGGYSYGAGGAGTPVYPVKEEAPASDILDLDSQKMVGYGPGPDGGLLPPMNSLHPLQSMQRHPMMSWHDAHNFMGPPSLPPPHPSHGGGPDMKHSAAVAAAAAAAYYHHPIKSEYSATPSIKSEYLGGGGGGGHYGGTGSPIVKNEYSLPPTLPPPAAAPQPTNAQTMKQYADEMHDNQLATSPSDFPSTTTPQESGSQYRTFEPATSSLPGTAGPTKGTAWKSNEARRPKTYNCTACNKWFTSSGHLKRHYNTTLHKNAVKSSGQPDPATLPISVHHHPGRDPNYANKGRRGGAGNGAGAGAGGGGGGGGGGAGSQIQQPIQQPVPPPDPPRSPEYGAGPGAPQYGGGAAGFSTAGTSPGHQHPGGQGQVVSSNQSPGFHHPYAGATSANGTTASSTSSAVPPNGVAGPSVQVSQPRGLQIYSNSSNSHMAEQMEQATHTITTILTPTTHPHTCTGGIPGTRDIISTSTRTPTGTHTPPTMGMGSPLAPPQQQPPPQQQLPPPPPPIISSMEPYHHHHHHTQPHTMHTISNPLTISTSIPSFQTILPEAPSYHLIIGNASHQYPSQMGMVVGDPHGWVDGGDGLIESTTEGRNGALGFPRCAGGAEVYQGDTAPPFSPNVPDQYQRPSSSDGTTTILTSLHDPQQRGQMIVHSAMGGKYKEYAQQPHDIDPYQEQLLYRVATPQLGATAPAISPAPCSPSVTSTDVGQGPRVDSAGANKSGGNGQPEVHRCIECDKVFNKVCYLTQHNKTFHSGDKPYKCHRCGKRFPCNQSYEEHLAKHGGEKPFKCEQCPKQFNHKTDLRRHMCLHSGSKPYACEQCGKGFIRKDHMIKHSETHRKNAAAGQERAGGGQKRTGGKGGIRKGGKKDIVGMVDE, translated from the coding sequence ATGGCCAGTAATGGGGGGACTCTGCACGGGGTTCCCCAGAGTGtgtcacagcagcagcagcagcagcagcacatctGCTCCCAGTGTGGCCTCTACTTCGAGAGTGCATCATCGTTGCAGGTGCATCATATGCACTACCATCAGCATGACAGCATGAACCGTTGGGGTTCACAGCAGCAGCCCGTGGTTAGTACAACACTCGGAACGACAGCAGTGGCAACGACCACGACGACCGCGACGATAACCACGAACGGTACCGCACCATCGTCCACGACGCCAACTTCCTCCGACACGGAGAACAACAACCAGCCCGGTTCGCATACGCCGACGCACGCGGCCGGTCTGAAACCGGTGCCGTCAccgcagcatcagcagcagcaacaccacacGACGATAGCGGCGGCCGCCGACTCGAGTGACAATCAGCCGCCAACGCCCCAACCCACCATTACGGAGCCAGGAACTCCGCAAAgttacggtggtggtggcacatCACCCTACCAcgctcagcagcagcagcagcagcagcaagtaaGTCAACATCCGCATCAGCTGGGGCTGTCCACCGGGTCAGCGGGCAGTGAGATGCATTACCCGAGCTACATCCACCCGGGGTACGATCCGGGCAGTTACTACACCGGCGGACCTGGGACGGGTCTCGATTACGGCGTACTCGGTGGGCCACTGCAACCGACGGACTACAAGTCCGGTTCGTCGGTAGTGTCCTCCGCTCGCTACCATCCGTACGGCGGATCCAGCAGCAATGGCAGTGCACCGGATGGTTCATCACCGGCGGTGGTCAGCAGCAATGGTGGCAGTTCGGCCGGCATGAGCCCGCAAGTGGTAAGTTCTTCCAATGGAGTTACCGTGGCGGGTAGTGGCAGCGGAGCCACCACCGTGACGACCGTCGCTAGCACCACGACCCAGTCGTCCCAGCCGTCCCATTCGCCACCGAACGGAACGGGCGGTTCGAACATTCCGCCGACACCGTCACCATCGCCGATACAGTGCGAGAAGTGTGGCATGGTGTGCGAGTCCGACGAGGCCCTGAACGAGCACGAGGCCACGATACATTCGAACGTGCCGGTACAGTCGGCGCaggatcagcagcagcagcagcgcgtCGATCAGGTCGATCTGCAGGGCGGTGGTGGCTATTCGTACGGTGCCGGAGGTGCCGGCACGCCCGTGTACCCCGTGAAGGAGGAAGCGCCCGCCTCGGACATTCTCGATCTCGACTCGCAGAAGATGGTTGGCTACGGGCCGGGCCCGGACGGTGGCTTACTACCCCCGATGAACTCGCTGCATCCGCTCCAATCGATGCAGCGACACCCGATGATGTCGTGGCACGATGCGCACAACTTTATGGGTCCTCCGTCGCTGCCACCGCCCCATCCATCGCACGGCGGTGGACCGGACATGAAGCATTCGGCCGCCGTAGCAGCGGCCGCCGCAGCCGCCTACTACCACCACCCGATCAAGTCCGAGTACTCGGCAACGCCGTCGATAAAGTCGGAGTACCTTGGCGGTGGGGGTGGAGGCGGCCATTACGGTGGAACCGGCAGTCCGATCGTGAAGAACGAGTACAGCCTGCCGCCGACATTGCCCCCACCGGCAGCCGCGCCGCAGCCAACGAACGCCCAAACGATGAAGCAGTACGCGGACGAGATGCACGACAATCAGCTGGCGACCAGCCCGTCCGACTTTCCGAGCACGACCACGCCGCAGGAGAGTGGTTCGCAGTACCGCACGTTCGAGCCGGCCACCTCGTCGCTGCCCGGTACGGCCGGGCCCACGAAGGGCACGGCCTGGAAGTCGAACGAGGCGCGCCGCCCAAAGACGTACAACTGTACCGCGTGCAACAAGTGGTTCACCAGCTCGGGCCATCTGAAGCGGCACTACAACACGACGCTGCACAAGAACGCGGTCAAATCGAGCGGTCAGCCGGACCCGGCAACGTTGCCGATCAGCGTGCACCATCATCCGGGGCGCGATCCGAACTACGCCAACAAGGGCCGGCGTGGCGGTGCGGGCAACGGTGCGGGCGCTGGAGCGGGAGGCGGTGGCGGAGGTGGTGGGGGAGGAGCCGGGTCGCAGATCCAGCAGCCTATACAGCAGCCGGTACCACCGCCCGACCCCCCGAGAAGCCCCGAGTATGGGGCGGGTCCGGGCGCGCCGCAGTACGGTGGCGGGGCGGCGGGGTTTTCCACGGCCGGGACGTCGCCCGGCCATCAGCATCCGGGCGGGCAGGGCCAGGTAGTCAGCTCGAACCAGTCACCGGGGTTTCATCACCCGTACGCCGGCGCGACCAGCGCGAACGGCACCACAGCCAGCTCCACTTCTTCAGCGGTTCCCCCAAACGGGGTAGCAGGTCCCTCCGTCCAAGTCTCCCAACCGAGGGGCCTGCAGATCTActcgaacagcagcaacagccacATGGCGGAGCAAATGGAGCAAGCCACCCATACCATTACCACCATCCTCACGCCCACCACCCATCCGCACACCTGCACGGGGGGCATCCCGGGCACCCGGGACATCATCTCCACCAGCACCCGCACGCCCACGGGCACCCACACGCCCCCCACCATGGGCATGGGCTCGCCGCTGGCCCctccgcagcagcagccgccgccgcagcagcagctgccgccgccgccgccgcccaTCATCAGTTCAATGGAGccctaccaccaccaccaccaccacacgcaGCCCCACACAATGCACACCATCTCCAATCCTTTAACTATCAGCACCAGCATTCCATCCTTCCAAACCATCCTGCCGGAGGCGCCGAGCTATCACCTTATTATTGGTAATGCGTCCCACCAGTACCCGTCCCAGATGGGGATGGTGGTCGGCGACCCGCACGGGTGGGTCGACGGGGGCGACGGGTTGATCGAGTCGACGACGGAGGGCCGCAACGGTGCGTTGGGGTTTCCCCGGTGTGCGGGGGGCGCCGAGGTGTATCAGGGCGATACGGCGCCCCCCTTTTCACCTAACGTACCGGACCAGTACCAgcgtcccagcagcagcgacgggACGACCACCATCTTGACGAGCCTGCACGATCCGCAGCAGCGCGGCCAGATGATTGTGCACAGCGCGATGGGCGGCAAGTACAAGGAGTATGCGCAGCAGCCGCACGATATCGACCCGTACCAGGAGCAGCTGCTGTACCGCGTGGCGACACCCCAGCTGGGCGCGACCGCACCCGCCATTTCCCCCGCGCCCTGCTCGCCGAGCGTCACGTCGACGGATGTTGGGCAGGGGCCGCGGGTCGATTCGGCCGGTGCCAACAAATCGGGCGGCAATGGGCAGCCGGAGGTGCACCGCTGCATCGAGTGTGACAAGGTGTTCAACAAGGTGTGCTACCTGACGCAGCACAACAAAACGTTCCACTCGGGGGACAAACCGTACAAGTGTCACCGGTGCGGCAAGCGCTTCCCGTGCAACCAGTCGTACGAGGAGCATCTGGCGAAACACGGTGGCGAAAAACCGTTCAAGTGTGAGCAGTGCCCGAAGCAGTTCAACCACAAGACGGACCTGCGGCGCCACATGTGTCTGCACAGCGGTTCCAAGCCGTACGCGTGCGAACAGTGCGGCAAGGGCTTCATCCGGAAGGATCACATGATCAAGCACTCGGAAACGCACCGGAAGAATGCGGCGGCCGGTCAGGAGCGGGCGGGCGGCGGACAGAAGCGCACCGGCGGCAAGGGAGGCATCAGGAAGGGCGGCAAGAAGGACATCGTCGGGATGGTGGACGAATGA